The following coding sequences lie in one Kryptolebias marmoratus isolate JLee-2015 linkage group LG5, ASM164957v2, whole genome shotgun sequence genomic window:
- the gjb9b gene encoding gap junction protein beta 9b: MNWGALEALLSGVNKYSTAFGRVWLSMVFVFRVMVFVVAAQRVWGDDNKDFVCNTLQPGCSNVCYDHVFPISHIRLWALQLIFVTCPSLLVVGHVKYREKKDLQYTTSHSGAHLYAHPGKKRGGLWWTYLVSLIFKAGFDAGFLYILHHIYEGFDMPRLTKCSLYPCPNTVDCYISRPTEKKIFTLFMVVSSVACIFMCICEMVYLIFKRIQKFVLMRKSTKKREFAESHELSAMAPPRSLYKSKPSIRVDPTASIQNISNFKTEELPSKV, translated from the exons ATGAACTGGGGTGCTCTGGAGGCGCTCCTCAGTGGAGTCAACAAGTACTCCACTGCGTTCGGACGAGTGTGGCTCTCGATGGTGTTCGTCTTCCGGGTGATGGTGTTTGTGGTGGCGGCTCAGCGCGTGTGGGGCGACGACAACAAGGACTTTGTGTGCAACACTCTCCAGCCCGGCTGCAGCAACGTGTGCTACGACCACGTCTTCCCCATCTCCCACATCCGCCTGTGGGCCCTGCAGCTCATCTTCGTCACCTGCCCGTCGCTCTTGGTCGTAGGCCACGTCAAGTACCGGGAGAAGAAGGACTTGCAGTACACCACCTCCCACAGCGGAGCCCATCTGTACGCCCACCCTGGGAAGAAACGCGGAGGGCTGTGGTGGACATACCTG GTGAGCCTGATTTTCAAGGCAGGCTTTGACGCTGGCTTCCTCTACATCTTGCACCACATCTACGAGGGTTTTGATATGCCCCGCTTGACCAAGTGCTCCCTGTACCCGTGCCCGAACACGGTGGACTGCTACATATCCCGTCCGACGGAGAAAAAGATCTTCACGCTGTTCATGGTGGTCTCCTCTGTTGCCTGCATCTTCATGTGCATCTGTGAGATGGTTTACCTCATCTTCAAACGTATCCAGAAGTTCGTTTTGATGAGAAAGAGCACCAAAAAGAGGGAGTTTGCCGAGAGTCACGAGCTGTCAGCGATGGCACCTCCAAGGTCACTGTACAAGTCTAAACCCTCAATCAGAGTGGACCCCACAGCGTCAATTCAAAACATCAGTAACTTCAAAACTGAAGAGCTGCCTTCTAAAGTATAA
- the pef1 gene encoding peflin, translated as MSFHYGQGYPGGGNPPAGNPYGGGRGFYGSPSSAPYGGGAGGPYGGYGAPVHGGQYGPGPGGASGGYGGQPYRGPHAPAGNIPPGVNPEAYQWFQTVDTDQSGFINLKELKQALINSNWSSFNDETSLMMINMFDKTRSGRIDLFGFSALWDFMQQWRGLFQHYDRDRSGSISGAELSQALAHMGYNLSLQFSEALVQRYGARGRGIQLDRFIQVCTQLQSMTQVFREKDTTRTGNVRLSYEDFLSGAVTRLM; from the exons ATGAGTTTTCACTACGGTCAG GGTTATCCAGGAGGAGGTAACCCACCAGCAGGTAACCCGTACGGTGGAGGCAGGGGCTTTTATGGGTCTCCCTCATCAGCGCCATACGGAGGTGGTGCAGGAGGTCCCTATGGTGGTTATGGAGCCCCAGTTCACGGTGGGCAGTATGGGCCTGGACCTGGTGGCGCATCCGGGGGCTACGGGGGTCAACCGTACAGAGGACCTCATGCTCCTGCAG GTAACATCCCTCCTGGGGTTAACCCAGAGGCGTACCAGTGGTTCCAGACGGTCGACACGGACCAGAGCGGGTTCATCAACttaaaggagctgaaacagGCCCTGATCAACTCCAACTGGTCCAGCTTTAATGACGAGACAAGCCTCATGATGATCA ACATGTTTGATAAGACGCGGTCGGGTCGGATCGACTTGTTTGGTTTCTCAGCTCTGTGGGACTTCATGCAGCAGTGGAGGGGGTTGTTTCAGCACTACGACAGGGACCGCTCCGGCTCCATCAGCGGCGCCGAACTGAGCCAAG CCTTAGCCCACATGGGCTACAACCTCAGCCTGCAGTTTTCTGAGGCCCTGGTGCAGCGCTACGGCGCGAGAGGCCGCGGCATACAGCTGGACCGCTTCATCCAGGTGTGCACCCAGCTGCAGAGCATGACGCAGGTGTTCAGGGAAAAAGACACCACCAGGACGGGCAACGTCCGCCTCAGCTACGAAGACTTTCTCTCCGGCGCCGTCACAAGGCTCATGTGA
- the smim12 gene encoding small integral membrane protein 12: MWPVMWTALRTYAPYVTFPVAFVVGAVGYHLEWFIRGTPKPREDEKSILELREERKLQEQVGQDGTQVLSLKEKLEFTPKAALNRNRPEKS, translated from the coding sequence ATGTGGCCCGTCATGTGGACGGCTTTGCGGACCTACGCGCCTTACGTCACCTTCCCCGTGGCCTTCGTGGTTGGAGCAGTGGGCTACCACCTGGAATGGTTCATCCGGGGGACGCCCAAACCCCGGGAGGACGAAAAGAGCATCCTGGAGCTGCGGGAGGAGCGGAAGCTGCAGGAGCAAGTGGGCCAGGACGGCACTCAGGTGCTGAGCCTGAAGGAGAAACTGGAGTTCACGCCGAAAGCTGCCCTCAACAGGAACCGACCCGAGAAGAGCTAA